In Primulina huaijiensis isolate GDHJ02 chromosome 6, ASM1229523v2, whole genome shotgun sequence, a single window of DNA contains:
- the LOC140978267 gene encoding probable GTP diphosphokinase RSH2, chloroplastic produces MPIPTIALYASPSSSVCQINSHASYDVDINGRSTSSASASPSQKHMIGGLSCLFSSPSVKPAYSSGAEELGSLWHDITEELGSSSRYSLSSSVKRDQGRQSPISVLQFPHSSILSGSRSPSLRVSADLKSLNGGLFNGFMRHALGSCVEYGSSPLTLNMKDIDPSSSNILTEELTFTMDDNNFTELDLPPYAKDLLFEAQSKQFIFRDDNVVKAFCEAEKAHRGQMRVSGHPYLQHCLETAVLLASIGATPTVVTAGLLHDTVDDSCVTYDHISRTCGTEVADLVEGVSKLSHLSKLARENNTACKTAEADRLHTMFLGMADARAVLIKLADRLHNMITLDALPLLKQQRFAKETLKIFVPLANRLGISTWKEQLEDLCFEHLNPDKYQELSSELVKAFDEAMVTYSVEKLEQALTAGAVPYLWVSGRHKSLYSTYSKMLKKKLNINEIHDIHGFRLIVETEEDCYRALGVVHHLWHEVPGRFKDYIVSPKLNGYQSLHTVVMGDDMVPLEVQIRTKEMHLQAECGIAAHWRYKEGDSKHSSYIVQMVEWARWVVTLQCEAMSKDMTSAGFIDSMKPPRTFLSLSENCTFSCKPCYGSEGPIFVILIENDKMSVQEFPANSSVGDLLERAGRGNSRWTSYGFPMNEELRPRLNRVPVSDTMSKLKMGDVLELTPTIPDKSLTVYREEIQRMYDGGFMKPSAVPAARTLLT; encoded by the exons ATGCCGATTCCGACAATAGCACTTTACGCCAGTCCATCGAGCAGTGTGTGCCAAATCAACTCCCACGCCTCGTATGATGTAGACATCAATGGCCGGTCAACGTCGTCGGCATCAGCTTCGCCTTCGCAGAAACATATGATTGGCGGGCTCTCGTGCTTGTTTTCATCGCCGTCTGTGAAGCCGGCTTATTCGAGTGGAGCCGAGGAATTGGGATCTCTGTGGCACGACATAACTGAGGAGTTGGGGTCCTCTTCCCGATATTCTTTAAGTTCGTCCGTGAAGAGAGATCAAGGCCGTCAGAGCCCGATCTCTGTACTCCAGTTTCCCCATAGTTCAATCTTATCCGGTTCCCGAAGCCCGTCTTTAAGAGTTAGCGCCGATTTGAAGTCGCTGAATGGGGGACTGTTTAATGGGTTCATGAGGCATGCTCTGGGTTCGTGTGTGGAATATGGTTCCTCGCCTTTGACTTTAAATATGAAAGACATCGACCCATCTTCGTCGAATATCTTAACGGAGGAGCTAACTTTCACCATGGATGATAACAATTTTACGGAGTTGGATTTACCACCATATGCTAAAGACCTGCTTTTTGAAGCCCAATCGAAGCAATTTATCTTTCGTGATGATAACGTTGTTAAGGCGTTTTGCGAAGCTGAAAAGGCTCATAGAGGCCAG ATGCGTGTTAGTGGGCATCCTTATTTGCAGCATTGCTTGGAGACCGCGGTCCTGTTGGCAAGTATCGGAGCTACACCCACAGTTGTTACGGCTGGACTTTTGCATGATACGGTTGACGATTCTTGTGTTACTTATGACCATATTTCCAGGACTTGTGGAACTGAGGTTGCAGATTTGGTCGAGGGG GTGTCTAAGCTCAGCCACTTGAGCAAACTTGCACGGGAGAACAACACGGCATGTAAAACCGCTGAGGCAGATCGACTGCATACCATGTTTCTTGGGATGGCAGATGCAAGAGCTGTTCTTATAAAATTGGCTGATCGATTGCATAACATGATTACTTTGGATGCTTTACCTTTGCTCAAACAACAAAGATTTGCAAaggaaacattgaaaatatttgttcccCTGGCCAATAGATTAGGGATCTCGACTTGGAAAGAGCAGCTGGAAGATCTTTGCTTCGAACACCTCAATCCTGATAAGTACCAAGAATTGTCATCCGAGCTTGTGAAGGCCTTCGATGAGGCAATGGTTACTTATTCTGTGGAGAAATTAGAACAAGCTCTGACAGCTGGAGCTGTTCCCTATCTTTGGGTGTCAGGCAGGCATAAGAGTTTGTACAGCACATATTCCAAAATGTTAAA GAAGAAGCTCAATATAAATGAGATCCATGACATTCATGGGTTTAGATTGATTGTTGAAACTGAAGAAGATTGCTATAGAGCCCTAGGAGTTGTCCACCATTTATGGCACGAAGTTCCTGGTAGATTCAAGGACTATATTGTTTCTCCAAAGTTGAATGG GTACCAATCTCTTCACACAGTGGTGATGGGTGACGATATGGTTCCCCTAGAAGTTCAGATTCGAACCAAAGAGATGCATCTGCAAGCTGAATGCGGAATCGCTGCTCACTGGAGATACAAAGAAGGTGATTCAAAGCACTCTTCTTACATCGTTCAGATGGTTGAGTGGGCGCGATGGGTTGTTACTTTGCAGTGTGAGGCCATGAGCAAAGATATGACGTCTGCGGGATTTATTGACTCCATGAAGCCACCTCGCACATTCCTTTCCCTCTCCGAGAATTGCACATTTTCCTGCAAACCTTGTTACGGCTCCGAAGGACCCATCTTTGTCATATTGATTGAAAATGATAAG ATGTCTGTCCAAGAATTCCCAGCAAACTCATCAGTGGGAGATCTATTGGAACGAGCTGGTCGAGGCAATTCTAGATGGACGTCATATGGATTCCCGATGAATGAAGAGCTGAGGCCTCGGCTAAACCGTGTGCCTGTTAGTGATACCATGTCGAAGCTGAAAATGGGGGATGTGTTGGAGCTAACCCCAACAATACCTGACAAGTCATTGACAGTGTATCGGGAAGAAATCCAGCGGATGTATGATGGAGGTTTCATGAAACCAAGCGCAGTGCCTGCTGCACGTACCTTGCTAACGTGA
- the LOC140978268 gene encoding transcription initiation factor TFIID subunit 9-like, whose product MANTEDAKIVKTLLKSLNVDDFEPQLVHQCLELWYRYVVDVLTDAQVYSEHSGKSKIDSDDVKLAIQSKVNNFSLSQPPPRLMLLELARSRNKIPLPKSITQYGIPLPPEQDTLISPNYQLSISKMHGGQPVEEREEDEEGVDPNPTALPASKLSQDHSALPQGTTQRVSFPLGTKHPR is encoded by the exons ATGGCAAATACCGAGGATGCAAAGATAGTAAAGACTTTATTAAAGTCTTTGAATGTTGATGATTTTGAGCCCCAGCTTGTGCATCAGTGTTTAGAACTGTGGTATCGGTACGTTGTCGATGTGCTGACTGATGCACAGGTATACTCAGAGCATTCTGGAAAGTCTAAAATCGATTCCGATGATGTAAAGCTTGCAATTCAGTCAAAAGTCAACAATTTCAGTCTCTCACAACCTCCACCAAGACTG ATGCTACTAGAGTTGGCCAGGAGCAGAAACAAGATTCCATTGCCAAAGTCAATCACGCAGTATGGCATCCCTCTCCCTCCAGAACAGGATACTTTGATCAGCCCAAATTATCAACTTTCTATCTCAAAGATGCATGGTGGCCAGCCTGTTGAAGAAAGAGAAGAGGATGAAGAAGGTGTGGATCCTAATCCCACTGCCTTGCCTGCTTCCAAACTTTCTCAAGACCACAGTGCTTTGCCCCAAGGGACGACCCAACGCGTATCGTTTCCTCTTGGAACTAAACATCCAAGATAA
- the LOC140978696 gene encoding uncharacterized protein, whose translation MEILHCLWQHVYREKERNEENEERFQEIMARKYSRRSDMDDQNPDYIFGGKGREKEKFKGDEDQRYHRDNYNLVIDDNSCSKGVKRKVCMDWTEELHAKFVDAVTHLGEGRCFPKEILELMDIPGLTRMQVASHLQKCRNNNWQTPEEQRSAHTFRDLNSSRYKPRKFGSMPQLDRAHASPQSAQLSRMQPGNEIQNSFGNLGYVPSTMTDDFFLFQDPVCPIRNFSITVPQGSRAPKQTSIPVPSPCLHDQAYPGQNSAVASVDSSSMGQWSSETSNVESDVSETKSQHKE comes from the exons ATGGAGATCCTACATTGTCTATGGCAACATGTTTACAGAGAAAAAGAGCGAAACGAGGAAAATGAAGAGAGATTTCAAGAAATAATGGCGAGGAAGTATAGCAGAAGATCCGATATGGATGATCAGAACCCGGATTATATCTTCGGAGGCAAAGGGCGAGAGAAAGAAAAATTTAAGGGAGATGAAGATCAACGGTACCATAGGGATAATTATAATTTGGTTATAGATGATAATAGCTGCAGCAAGGGGGTCAAGAGGAAAGTTTGCATGGACTGGACGGAAGAGCTTCATGCGAAGTTTGTGGATGCAGTGACACATCTTGGTGAAGGGA GATGTTTCCCAAAGGAGATTCTTGAGCTTATGGATATACCCGGTCTGACAAGAATGCAAGTGGCAAGTCATCTCCAG AAATGTCGAAACAATAATTGGCAAACTCCAGAGGAACAAAGATCGGCCCATACATTTCGCGACCTGAATAGTTCACGGTACAAGCCAAGGAAATTCGGATCAATGCCTCAATTAGATCGAGCTCACGCATCTCCTCAATCGGCTCAATTATCCAGAATGCAACCTGGAAACGAGATCCAAAATAGTTTTGGAAACTTAGGATATGTACCATCAACCATGACTGACGATTTCTTCCTTTTTCAAGATCCGGTCTGCCCGATACGCAACTTTTCCATTACTGTGCCACAAGGATCCAGGGCACCTAAGCAAACCTCTATCCCCGTCCCAAGCCCGTGTCTGCACGATCAAGCTTATCCTGGGCAG AATTCAGCAGTGGCGAGCGTGGATAGCAGCAGCATGGGCCAGTGGAGTTCAGAGACTTCAAACGTGGAGAGCGATGTCTCCGAGACCAAAAGCCAACATAAAGAGTGA